The DNA sequence ATACAGGTGAGTCACTGTAATCAGGTGCCTAACAAAAGAAAGAAGGTGAGTCTTTTTGTAATCAGGCAAGCCAtaagatatgactcttttccttCTTTGCAGACTAAAGGGATGAAAAAGCAGATAATTGACGAATTCATGTCAAACAACAAATTTCTCCTGGCACCCAGGCTGGTGAATCAGAAGCTCTTTGATGAGCTCTGTCCTGTCAAGCAGTTCCACAGACGGAGGAAGTAAGAAAgcgtgtgtttgtttgcatCCTCAAATCACATCCATGGTGCACTTCATCACGGCTGTTCTTCCTCCCGTCAGATACTGCGTGCTGCTGATTACGGGCAACGATGAGAGTTTTTCTCCGGGGAACCAAGCCTTTCTGGCTTTTGCTTCGAGCAACACAAAGGAGGTTGTGAGATTCACCTATGTTTACCAACAACTACAGCAACCGCTTTGTAACATCCTGATGACCAGCAAGGACAGCACGAAGATACCACTGCCACCGCAGGTATGTCACTCTACTCCATTAATTTTTGTCTACTAACAATTGATACAGTTAACAAACCCAATTAGCCACCAATTACATACATTCTCATTCATCTATACAGATAGCCCATCAAATTGCCCATCCACTGATTTATACATCCATCCAGATAACCAACTCAGCGTCCCACCCAATCAAACTTTCCCTCTGTCCACCGATCCCCCCCAATTTAATATCCATCCGGTATCCAGTGTTTTAGCGtgaaataatatttatattgcaATGTTTATCTCATTATGTTCATTGTTTATGTGAAAAATcaatggtgcatttttaataaaaCCCACTAAATTTGCCCAAAGAAAGCAGGATTGGGCTAAAACAAGATCAAATGCATAGCAGCAGACGTTTAAGCCCACCGTTAATTATTACTTCCAGATTTGCCTTTGTGTGTGGTGTTCCAATTTTACAGGTGGTGATCCTGGAGAGGCGCAATGCTGCCGGGAAGGCCCTTTTCAAGCCAGTGACTCCTTGGAATGGCACTGAAGAAGACAAGCAGCGTCTTGTGGCGGAGTTGCAGCGACTCCAGAAGGACCCGTCAATTCTGATCCATGATGCCATGCTGCCCGAGCTCAACAACGAGTTTGCATCTGTATGCTATTTGGCTGGGAAATAGTTTGGCTGCCCAATTCAGCCAAGAATAACATTTGTTGGAATCAATTTTGGTAATGAGCTAAGCACTTTGTCTGATGCACTATTGTCTCTCCTTAGATTTTTGTGATCCAATGGATCTATGCATTTTATGATTACCTCACTGAAGTCATCGATGACATTTTGCACAACAACTGGTGGGTAGAATTTTTGAAACGGTTACAAGTGGTCGTGTACACACTTTGACGTACTGTTGCTCTGTGTAACATGCGCTGGCGGCAACTGATGGGTGCAATGCATTTCAGCGGTTGTAGCAATGGAACACTCCTTTTACTGGAGTGCAAAGCAGAGCATTTACAGCTCTTCAGAAGAATATAATTTAAAACAACATGTCATAAAATGAGAACATCTCTAAACACAaatctcttggaggctagattcTCACAGCCATTTGAGAAGGACAATCAGTATTTTGGACAGATATTTATGTGAGTACCTATTTGAGTAAATATTTGACATTAAAAGGAAGACAGAAACAACAGGCTTGCCGCAATATAGTGGGCGAATGCACAAATAGTGCAAATAGAAGGAAACTCTCTGAATGGCCAGGGCTGCAAAGTCTGAAGCCTATTATAGTGGGGACTATTACTTTATGTTTGTAAATGATTGTTAATTTCATTCTTTGGTGATTTGCAGGCGTGAGATGATGCCTTTGCTGTCCCTCATCTTTTCTGCCTTATTCATCCTGTTTGGAACTGTGGTCGTCCAAGCATTCAGGTGAGCTTTGTCTCTGTGCCTCTGTAAGGAATCACACCTTGGATcatgttcactttttttttgtgtgtggcttCAGTGATTCGAGTGACGAAAACACCCCCAAACCAAAAGCAAAAGATACAACTAAAACAGAAAATGGATCTCCGGGTAGTCCTGGTCCGTCAAGGTAATGTTTATTCATTTGGATTTAATATTCGTCCAAAAGGACCATTAACTATAACTACTATCACAGTCGGCCTCCCAAGAAGAACTTTGTGGAGGTGACGGAGTTGACAGACATCACCTACATAAGCAACCTGGTGAGGCTGAGGCCGGGACACATGAACATTGTTCTCGTGATCACGGATGCCTCGAAGAACATTTTGCTTAGCAAGTTTGCCAAAGAGGTCTACTCTTTCACAGGGTATGTTGAAATGGTCATTTTTCATCCATGAAGCTGTATTTGGTGCATTATTTGGTAATTTCTAACTTGAGTTATAGCTGGTCATTTGTGTAAGACTCAAACATTCCAAAAGAAGAAAGCTTGTGACTGTGGTGAGAGGATATTTTAATACAGTTGAGCTTGGTAAAAAGCAGTGGGAGCTTAAAGCGCGATCCACTCCATGCCGCTGGTTATTCATAGCATTTCCCATTCACTTAAATGACATTTGGAATCATTTGTTCTAATCTATACTCTAAACTGTCACCATCATAaaactgttatttattttacctgGATCTTTAAAATAAGTATTTGTCAGTGTTAATCAGCCCAACATAATTacgttaaaaacaaaacacgatTCAAACCCTCTTCAAAAAAGAAATATTATAGAAAACTTCGTTTTTAAGCTATATTATTCTCAAGCCATCAAGTGTAAAAACTACACAACCAGGGAAATCTTtgccattttgaattttggtgtaTCGGGGCCATGACTCGACAGCTGGGCTGGCCTATTGGGGCTTGTTTAATTGTCTGTTTAATGAGGTAACTTCATTCGCAACACAGGAGACGAGACACAATATGTTTAGTTCGTACAGGTGAGTTTGTAAAAACTGTGTGTATTGTCTTAACATCTAACCGATCATGACATTTCAATTGTTTGAAATATTCTAGGAGTCCGGCGCTGCATTTCTCCTTTCTGAATACAGACAAGCACAGAGAGTGGATGTGTACGTTGATGGAAAGTGCACAGGACGCCGCGCAGATCTTTGCATGCGAGGACGATGAAGCCAACGCCAATTTGGACTACACCGGCTCCGTGCTGGCACTCAACGGACACAAAAAGTACTTCTGTCTCTTTAAGCCCGTCTACACCGGAGAAGATCCGGACAGCAAAATGCCGGAGGATGAATCGGCCCCGTCGGTGAGAAGGTCGAGGGCGGCTTCGCGTGACGAACACCCTCCACGCAAGTCGGCTCGCTCCCGTAGCACGTCCACCCTCCAGATCCACCACAAGCTGGACCGTTTGGGGTTGTGGATGGAAAGGCTCATGGAGGGCACCTTGGCTCGTTACTACGTCCTTGCCTGGCCAGGGCTCCACAAGATTACCCCCAGTAAATAGTTGGAGACAGGTTAGGAGTGGGTGATGAGTTCACATTCAAAAGGCTGCTTGTATGtccttttgttttgtcttgcaGTTTTTGTGTTACAGcaagggtgtccaaactttttcttCTCTGGCCAGCATAAAGAAAAATCACAAGATGTAAAGTCCTCGTTGACATtggttctttatttttattaataaaaaaaaaaaaaaattcgtcaATGCACTTAAAGATGGGCAAAATATATAATGTCTCgtatattaaaagtctacacacccttgttgAAATGACACGTTTTTGTGCTATAAAATGAGATAAATAATGTTAAATAATTTTATAAATATCGTAAGTTTTGTTGCACCTTTAATATTACCTAAAACCTGTGCAACTCGGTGAGAGAAAACATCTTTTCAAGTTGGGAATTGAAAATAAACAGCTGACATAATGTGGTTGTGCAAGTGTGTACACCCTCGTATAACATGAAAATTTATTTATCATGATGCCATTTTTTATACAACAAAACATGGCATTTGAATAGGGGGGTAAAAACCTTTTATATCCATTTGACCCTGTTGATGAAGCGAAACGTTTTTGGTCATCTTCATGTCTGCTTTATGTATAAATCTACTATTTGAATTGAAATGTATGGAAATGCAATGAATCTATTCCACCCAACCAAAAACATCCTATAATGTTTTAGTGGATCTTTTTTATGAGAAAAATAGCTATGTGTTCTGCTGCTCCAACTGTTGCTGCGGCATTGTGAATAGAGACGAAATATTGAGACAAGGTTGGCTATTCAGTCTTAACCGGTCAGCTTAAAACATACTACATACAACATAAATCATACTGGCGTACTATTAAGGCATGTTTTGTCTTCTGTTGAAAGATTATTACTCTGGATGCTGAGTGGCTGGTGCAATATTGCGTACTACTGTTGTGTTAATTGTGATCTTTCCATCAAACCTCAGAATAGTTTTCCTTTGAGATAGAAAGACCCGAGTGTAAGATTTAGCTGTGTTAGTCAATGTAGCAACCAAAACCCACAAGTAGCTTCATGTAGCCCAATGAAATGTTGTAGTTGCATTGTGTTTGCTTGTtagttttttcttgtttttctggCACGGTGAATAACCTTAAGATTTTACTGTGAACAATATATTTGTTGTATGTTTACGAGTTTCAGTGTACTGTATAGATTTCATTGCTACTGCACGTTAGTCACCAATGTTTGCTTCTGTAAGTTCACCAGTGGAGTTCTCCTTTTGTgggggaaataaaaataatttatgttttttaAACAGTGTGTTTTCTGCAGTCTATTTGTCATCCAATGGGTAAAGCAACACATTTCTAGTGGACTCAAAAACCAGGGACATGGAGCTATGATACTATGATACTTTTTAGAACTTACCATTTTTCCTTTTGATTTATCATCAATACCATTGTAtttacatgcacacacgcacactgtctgtccatccatccattattgtAATTGGCAAAGAATGACAAAAGGATCAAAAAGCTAAAAGCAAATGAACCAGTATGAAAATTCAAACATTTATTTGTGAATTCTGTGACAAAACACAGTGGGCAGTTAAAAGACAAGCTACATTGGtctaaaaaataatgaaacaaaCTTTTTAAAAGCCCTCTTGGGATGACTGGTCTATTTTTTATTATCACGTGCGTGTGTTTGAGCCGCTTAAGACTACACATACCCTACGTACAGAGAAAATGCTCAAGTGTGGTCAGTAAAGGGAGACAGCTACATATTTCCACAGCGACCTGCATTTAGATCAGCCGTTGACATTCAGCTTTtctcaaaacaacaaaatattctATTGAATCTACAACATATTGGAATTTGTTTCTTTTGCACTTTATTGTAGCTTCCATTGCATTCTCGTTTTTCATGAGGCATTACTTACTTAAAAAAGTCAAGCACATTGTAGGTAATATTTCTCGCTAATTTACAGAAAGTCACTCTTTAGGTATAAGCCTAAATATGAGCTAATACTATGAACAGCTAAGAAGTTATTTTATATATTGCCAACAAAAGGTTTAGGTAGTTTTCTCAACAACTGGCAAAACTTTTCATGAATAAAGCGATTACAATGCGTCAATTGACTTATCCACAAAGACTTCCAAAACTCTGGGAATGGATAAAAATGGCTTGATGACATTCTAATGGAACAATGGTGCATATTGACACCAGCAGTTCATGCTGTTCTACGTTTAAGAAtataaataacattaaaaaaattctaacatgcatttcttttgcaattttgagCAACAAAATTGCAAGAGTGTGTATTAAGACGAAATGTGCGATGCCAGTGAAACGCAAACAACAAATGCATTTTTACATACTGTCATCTTATTAACAACATTCCCACAAAAGagtattttaaatgtattttaaatgtGATCTTGAGCCAAGCAACATCATTTGCTACGTACGTTAGAATGGGATATGTtacattacatttaaaaaaaatggccgacAATAAAAAGTGGATAGTGTAGATAAAGAACCAGCCCcccaaaacatatatatatatatatataatattaaaaaaactaaataaaaataatttatttccaGAGAGAACATTGGTATAAAATGTGAACTAGATATATCAGCCTATCCTAATCCTGTAAACCTTTTGCTTGTTGTTCCTCTACTGTGGTACATACAGTACTTGTAGCTTCTTTTGTGCATAAAAACAATCTTTGTCATTTAAATAAAAGGCCTGCTGGGCTTGTTTCAACATGGAGTCCACAGCCATGTGACAGGCACTTCAATTATCAGCTGATCTTCATAATGGAGGTGACACAACAGAATGTAAGATGTACAGCAAAGTTTTTAACTGCATTTCTCTGTCCATTTTGTTATTCATCATGATTTGATGACAATTTGATGACACTGTTAGAGTATGAGAAAAAATGAATATGaagataaataaaatcaaattaaatgagTGCATGACAACACAAAACGTTCATTAAAATCGGACTACAGTGTTTTCACACACTTCTAATGtttctttttcaaatttgattgattttaatgcaaaaaagatttaatttttgattttttttaagcaaattcAGTTATTTTCCCAGTTTCACAGTCTGACTTCTTTGAaacaagaagaaaaacagcttAAGCTAGGCATGCACTTGTTAGTAGCAAAGCAGACAAATTATGCTCATCTCATAATTGAAAGCATTTCCTAGGTGTCCTTAATAAAAGGTCAATCCACAAATTTGTTGAAAATCAATTAAAAGTCCATTTTCCGTGGTATGTCCCTTTTGATTCAGTTGTCAGATAACAGCTTTTCTCTGCAGAAATAAATGCATCGGAGGTTGTTTGACATTACGTGAAAAACGGCGTAATGTTTGCATTACAATGACCTTTTATCTACCTCTCGCCAAATCACTGTGGCGGCTATCTGAGGGCATTTTCCACTGTGTGTCCCATGAGGATGCACAAAACAACAACGGGCCCAACTACGCATTACTGTCATCGCCTCGGCTCGGGTTTTGACATCAGTGAAGAAATGAAACAGGCACTTCACCTGTGGCCACATTAAACAAAACAGCTCTTTCAATCAACAGCCGATGTTGTTTTTTCCCTTACAATCTACAACGACAAATATTACATAACACAATGGTCCCATGTTTGGAGATAAGGTTCCAGGCTTCCGCTTATTGTTGAGGTCTTCAATTTGTACGATTTTTAAAAATGGATCGCCTCACTTCAGTGGTGAGAGCGATGTCTTATGGGCATAAAAAGTTCCTCTCTATGTTTGTTGTAGACAAAGCAGCACATGCAGGAGGGGGTGACTACATTCTTTCGTTTCGGTCCCCCGAGCCTGCTGTAATAGCTCGGTGGTGTAACACGTGAAACTATTGAGGGTGAGGGGTTCATTAGTTCCATAGTGATACTTATCAGAACGTCCTGCTGGTAGTATTGTGATTGTTAAACGGGTATGACGGCTCGTCCTCCTGGTGTAAGAACTACTGACACTGAAAACGGTGAcctgattttgtgtgtgtaacaTGAATGTGTGCTGAGCGGTGTGTGTTATGTTTGGCAGTGCACGTATGTGGCAGGTTAGGTGAAGGGAGTGAATGTGTTGCTATGGCAGTGGGGTGCCGTGTTTGAAAGGAATCgttccagtgtgtgtgtgcgtgtgtgtgcgtgtgtgtgtgcgtgtgtgggcgcGCAGGAGAAGTAATGTTTTCACTCTGTCAAAGTGTCTCTCTTCTCCTCGACAGAGGCTGAAGACTCTTGTGGGCGGTGTTTGCACTGTCCTGGCGAGGTACGAGGGCCCCGAGAAGGTCGGGTGGGACAGTTGGATGGGGCAATGCAGTCACAGGGTCcatcctgacaaaaaaaaaaatctttcaatcACTACCCAATGAAATTGAATCGTTCACCATCTGCTACAGTGAGGAAAACAATTGAAAGTGCTCAAAGATATGTTCAGTTTTACACTTTAGCATGCTTTGAGCAAAATATTGTTTGAGCCAAAGCCCTTACCTCTGTTCCAGATCCTGCAGTGCCAGCGCTGACGGTCCCGTCCTTCCCTCCTCCGCCCATGATGCTGACCATCTCGTCGCCGGCCGTCTGTCTCATGAACCGCTTATTAACGATCCTGGTCACATTGTCGTTGCCCCCACACAGTCCGGCCAAGGCGCCGAGACCTCCCACAGCAGCCGGCAGACATTCTTGCTTGAGCTCATCTACGCAATTAAAGCCTCCTCCAACAAGGGAGTCTCTTTGCATTCTCTCTCCCAAGAGGGTGACAGCTCCCTGGCTACGGTTGCTGCATACATTTTGAAAGAACTCCTGGACAAGACCTCCGAAGCGCTGAGCGTTTGGGTCAGATGGGCAAACTGAGGCGCAGGAGGGTTTCCCTGCTGTGTGAGGGTGTCGAGCTGGACTGGCACCTGAACACACACATGAATTATGATTGGCTGAAAATGAATAAACCTTATTTTATTTGGGTTCATTCTCTAAGAAGATGTACATATAATATGGTACATCAGCATCATCTGCTATTATCGGCTAAGATGTAGTTTGGAAGTAATGGATGATGAATGTATGAGCCCTCACAacacttctctgtggaacatcattttgtttttgttttgagagAAACTGACTATGCATCTATATATGATGGTGTATGATACCTCCGTCCCCCCTCCAGAGACTCTCGGTGCTCCCCGAATGTTCCACCACACTGAAGAGGCTGGAGAGGCCATCAGTAAGGCCGCTGAGCACGGGGCTGTCCCTAGTGGTGGTTGAGCGGGCCCAGGCTGAGCCCCCACCCCCACTAATGGCTCTTTGTTGGAGGCTCCACAGGCTGCGCTCTCGAGACGAAGGAGTCCCTTCCAGTCTGGAGGTGGAGCCTGAAATCAAGATCATTATAATAATTACAAAAACGACAAAACAAAGTTGACAATAACAGGGTATACGCTCAAAAAGTGGAAATACCAGAGGATACACGGCGCTGAAGCTTCGGAGATCCAAACTTGGGTGAGCAACAGGGCCTCTCGATTCGGCTGTGAACTTtgtccagagatgttgataTCTGTCTCACTCGAGTTGACGCGAGCGGGGAAGTGGTTGTAGACGAGGGTCGGGGTGACCAAGCTTTGGCGTGCAAACCTGCGCCCCTGCTGCTGGTGAGGTTGTCAGTTTGAAGCCCGATGCTAACGCACTGTGCAGCTGTTTGTGTGGATCTGGTGGACATGCCCACCGCCTGCAAAAGAGTAAgagtatatttttaaatgtttgtatCATTTTAAAGTGTGATTAAAAACCTTAATAATATGTGCCATCAAGGCTATGAAACATTTTTTCAAGGGAGAATTTAAATAGTACAAGTAACTATGAATTAACTTACAGGTTCCTTGCCAGGCTTCCTCTCCAGAGATGAGGAGCGAATAGCTTGGCGCACACAATTGGTCATCTCTTTCATGTCATCACTTAAGTTTGCTGAAATCTCCCCCATCTCCAAGTCGCAGAATGCTGATGACGCCATCCCATCAGCCAGGCAGTTTGCCGAGCCATTGTTGACTACAGCGGTGACAGAAGCGGCAGTGCATGCGCTTCTGCTCTCCAGCAGCTCTCGATGCTGCTTGGATAGCGAGCTCAGCCACTGCTCATAAG is a window from the Syngnathus scovelli strain Florida chromosome 2, RoL_Ssco_1.2, whole genome shotgun sequence genome containing:
- the LOC125988996 gene encoding dnaJ homolog subfamily C member 16 isoform X1 — its product is MADFKMSLPLAVIVVISVLELGVAKAGPELDPYKTLGVTRGASQIEIKKVYKRLAREWHPDKNKNPGAEDMFIRITKSYEILSSEDKRANYDHYGQTDDTQPYGSSRYGGHRHDNFNFEESFFNFPFNSKNHRDFSDSKYSLHFNQYVNDVVPDSFRRPYLIKITSDWCFNCIHIEPVWKEVVQEMETLGVGIGVVDVGYERRLANHLGAHRTPSILGVINGKVTFFHYAVAKEHLRQFVEDLLPQRLVEWVSDKNEKRFLNSWHELNKPHVLLFDQVPAVPLLYKLTAFAYKDYMQFGYVDQGLSETVELQRQFNINTYAPTMLVFKENTDNPADIIQTKGMKKQIIDEFMSNNKFLLAPRLVNQKLFDELCPVKQFHRRRKYCVLLITGNDESFSPGNQAFLAFASSNTKEVVRFTYVYQQLQQPLCNILMTSKDSTKIPLPPQVVILERRNAAGKALFKPVTPWNGTEEDKQRLVAELQRLQKDPSILIHDAMLPELNNEFASIFVIQWIYAFYDYLTEVIDDILHNNWREMMPLLSLIFSALFILFGTVVVQAFSDSSDENTPKPKAKDTTKTENGSPGSPGPSSRPPKKNFVEVTELTDITYISNLVRLRPGHMNIVLVITDASKNILLSKFAKEVYSFTGSPALHFSFLNTDKHREWMCTLMESAQDAAQIFACEDDEANANLDYTGSVLALNGHKKYFCLFKPVYTGEDPDSKMPEDESAPSVRRSRAASRDEHPPRKSARSRSTSTLQIHHKLDRLGLWMERLMEGTLARYYVLAWPGLHKITPSK
- the LOC125988996 gene encoding dnaJ homolog subfamily C member 16 isoform X4 gives rise to the protein MLATRDAKEHLRQFVEDLLPQRLVEWVSDKNEKRFLNSWHELNKPHVLLFDQVPAVPLLYKLTAFAYKDYMQFGYVDQGLSETVELQRQFNINTYAPTMLVFKENTDNPADIIQTKGMKKQIIDEFMSNNKFLLAPRLVNQKLFDELCPVKQFHRRRKYCVLLITGNDESFSPGNQAFLAFASSNTKEVVRFTYVYQQLQQPLCNILMTSKDSTKIPLPPQVVILERRNAAGKALFKPVTPWNGTEEDKQRLVAELQRLQKDPSILIHDAMLPELNNEFASIFVIQWIYAFYDYLTEVIDDILHNNWREMMPLLSLIFSALFILFGTVVVQAFSDSSDENTPKPKAKDTTKTENGSPGSPGPSSRPPKKNFVEVTELTDITYISNLVRLRPGHMNIVLVITDASKNILLSKFAKEVYSFTGSPALHFSFLNTDKHREWMCTLMESAQDAAQIFACEDDEANANLDYTGSVLALNGHKKYFCLFKPVYTGEDPDSKMPEDESAPSVRRSRAASRDEHPPRKSARSRSTSTLQIHHKLDRLGLWMERLMEGTLARYYVLAWPGLHKITPSK
- the LOC125988996 gene encoding dnaJ homolog subfamily C member 16 isoform X2, which gives rise to MFIRITKSYEILSSEDKRANYDHYGQTDDTQPYGSSRYGGHRHDNFNFEESFFNFPFNSKNHRDFSDSKYSLHFNQYVNDVVPDSFRRPYLIKITSDWCFNCIHIEPVWKEVVQEMETLGVGIGVVDVGYERRLANHLGAHRTPSILGVINGKVTFFHYAVAKEHLRQFVEDLLPQRLVEWVSDKNEKRFLNSWHELNKPHVLLFDQVPAVPLLYKLTAFAYKDYMQFGYVDQGLSETVELQRQFNINTYAPTMLVFKENTDNPADIIQTKGMKKQIIDEFMSNNKFLLAPRLVNQKLFDELCPVKQFHRRRKYCVLLITGNDESFSPGNQAFLAFASSNTKEVVRFTYVYQQLQQPLCNILMTSKDSTKIPLPPQVVILERRNAAGKALFKPVTPWNGTEEDKQRLVAELQRLQKDPSILIHDAMLPELNNEFASIFVIQWIYAFYDYLTEVIDDILHNNWREMMPLLSLIFSALFILFGTVVVQAFSDSSDENTPKPKAKDTTKTENGSPGSPGPSSRPPKKNFVEVTELTDITYISNLVRLRPGHMNIVLVITDASKNILLSKFAKEVYSFTGSPALHFSFLNTDKHREWMCTLMESAQDAAQIFACEDDEANANLDYTGSVLALNGHKKYFCLFKPVYTGEDPDSKMPEDESAPSVRRSRAASRDEHPPRKSARSRSTSTLQIHHKLDRLGLWMERLMEGTLARYYVLAWPGLHKITPSK
- the LOC125988996 gene encoding dnaJ homolog subfamily C member 16 isoform X3, which produces MHILSSEDKRANYDHYGQTDDTQPYGSSRYGGHRHDNFNFEESFFNFPFNSKNHRDFSDSKYSLHFNQYVNDVVPDSFRRPYLIKITSDWCFNCIHIEPVWKEVVQEMETLGVGIGVVDVGYERRLANHLGAHRTPSILGVINGKVTFFHYAVAKEHLRQFVEDLLPQRLVEWVSDKNEKRFLNSWHELNKPHVLLFDQVPAVPLLYKLTAFAYKDYMQFGYVDQGLSETVELQRQFNINTYAPTMLVFKENTDNPADIIQTKGMKKQIIDEFMSNNKFLLAPRLVNQKLFDELCPVKQFHRRRKYCVLLITGNDESFSPGNQAFLAFASSNTKEVVRFTYVYQQLQQPLCNILMTSKDSTKIPLPPQVVILERRNAAGKALFKPVTPWNGTEEDKQRLVAELQRLQKDPSILIHDAMLPELNNEFASIFVIQWIYAFYDYLTEVIDDILHNNWREMMPLLSLIFSALFILFGTVVVQAFSDSSDENTPKPKAKDTTKTENGSPGSPGPSSRPPKKNFVEVTELTDITYISNLVRLRPGHMNIVLVITDASKNILLSKFAKEVYSFTGSPALHFSFLNTDKHREWMCTLMESAQDAAQIFACEDDEANANLDYTGSVLALNGHKKYFCLFKPVYTGEDPDSKMPEDESAPSVRRSRAASRDEHPPRKSARSRSTSTLQIHHKLDRLGLWMERLMEGTLARYYVLAWPGLHKITPSK